A stretch of Anas acuta chromosome 3, bAnaAcu1.1, whole genome shotgun sequence DNA encodes these proteins:
- the BMP2 gene encoding bone morphogenetic protein 2 isoform X2: MGAATRSLLALLLCRVLLGGAAGLMPPGGRRRLGEPGRAAPAAQRPEELLGEFELRLLHMFGLKRRPSPGKDVVIPPYMLDLYRLHAGQRLGQAPALGYPLERAASRANTVRSFHHEEVLEELPETSGKTARRFFFNLTSIPNEESITSAELQIFRKQVHGAFENNSSYHHRINIYEIIKPATATSKDPVTRLLDTR, from the exons ATGGGTGCCGCGACCCGCTCCCTCCTGGCGCTGCTGCTCTGCCGGGTGCTGCTGGGCGGCGCGGCCGGCCTCATGCCTCCCGGGGGCCGGCGGCGTCTCGGCGAGCCCGGCCGCGCCGCCCCGGCCGCGCAGCGCCCCGAGGAGCTCCTGGGCGAGTTCGAGCTGCGCCTGCTCCACATGTTCGGGCTGAAGCGGCGGCCCAGCCCCGGCAAGGACGTCGTCATCCCGCCCTACATGCTGGACCTCTACCGCCTGCACGCTGGCCAGCGGCTGGGGCAAGCGCCGGCGCTGGGCTACCCGCTGGAGAGGGCCGCCAGCCGCGCCAACACCGTGCGCAGCTTCCACCACGAAG AAGTTTTGGAAGAACTGCCAGAAACGAGTGGGAAAACAGCACGGCgtttcttctttaatttaaCTTCCATCCCTAATGAGGAGTCTATCACCTCAGCTGAACTCCAGATTTTTCGGAAACAGGTGCACGGAGCCTTTGAGAACAACAGCAGCTACCATCACCgtattaatatttatgaaattataAAGCCAGCCACAGCCACCTCTAAGGACCCTGTCACAAGACTTTTGGACACCAG ATAA
- the BMP2 gene encoding bone morphogenetic protein 2 isoform X1 — MGAATRSLLALLLCRVLLGGAAGLMPPGGRRRLGEPGRAAPAAQRPEELLGEFELRLLHMFGLKRRPSPGKDVVIPPYMLDLYRLHAGQRLGQAPALGYPLERAASRANTVRSFHHEEVLEELPETSGKTARRFFFNLTSIPNEESITSAELQIFRKQVHGAFENNSSYHHRINIYEIIKPATATSKDPVTRLLDTRLVHHNASKWESFDVTPAVLRWIAHGQPNHGFVVEVVHLDKENSASKRHVRISRSLHQDEDSWSQLRPLLVTFGHDGKGHPLHKREKRQVKHKQRKRHKYSCKRHPLYVDFNDVGWNDWIVAPPGYSAFYCHGECPFPLADHLNSTNHAIVQTLVNSVNSKIPKACCVPTELSAISMLYLDENEKVVLKNYQDMVVEGCGCR; from the exons ATGGGTGCCGCGACCCGCTCCCTCCTGGCGCTGCTGCTCTGCCGGGTGCTGCTGGGCGGCGCGGCCGGCCTCATGCCTCCCGGGGGCCGGCGGCGTCTCGGCGAGCCCGGCCGCGCCGCCCCGGCCGCGCAGCGCCCCGAGGAGCTCCTGGGCGAGTTCGAGCTGCGCCTGCTCCACATGTTCGGGCTGAAGCGGCGGCCCAGCCCCGGCAAGGACGTCGTCATCCCGCCCTACATGCTGGACCTCTACCGCCTGCACGCTGGCCAGCGGCTGGGGCAAGCGCCGGCGCTGGGCTACCCGCTGGAGAGGGCCGCCAGCCGCGCCAACACCGTGCGCAGCTTCCACCACGAAG AAGTTTTGGAAGAACTGCCAGAAACGAGTGGGAAAACAGCACGGCgtttcttctttaatttaaCTTCCATCCCTAATGAGGAGTCTATCACCTCAGCTGAACTCCAGATTTTTCGGAAACAGGTGCACGGAGCCTTTGAGAACAACAGCAGCTACCATCACCgtattaatatttatgaaattataAAGCCAGCCACAGCCACCTCTAAGGACCCTGTCACAAGACTTTTGGACACCAGGTTGGTGCATCATAATGCAAGTAAATGGGAAAGTTTTGATGTAACGCCAGCTGTTTTGAGGTGGATTGCACATGGACAACCTAATCATGGGTTTGTGGTAGAGGTGGTTCACTTGGACAAAGAGAACAGTGCCTCCAAGAGGCACGTTAGGATTAGCAGGTCTTTACATCAGGATGAAGATAGCTGGTCTCAGCTCAGGCCATTATTAGTAACGTTTGGGCATGATGGCAAGGGACACCCGCTTCATAAAAGAGAAAAGCGTCAAGTGAAACACAAACAGCGTAAACGCCACAAATACAGTTGCAAAAGGCATCCGTTATATGTGGACTTCAATGATGTGGGGTGGAATGACTGGATTGTTGCCCCGCCGGGGTATAGTGCCTTTTACTGCCACGGGGAATGTCCTTTTCCACTGGCAGACCATCTAAACTCAACAAACCATGCCATTGTTCAGACTTTGGTCAATTCAGTGAATTCCAAAATCCCCAAGGCTTGCTGTGTGCCGACAGAACTGAGTGCTATTTCAATGCTCTACCTTGATGAGAACGAAAAAGTTGTATTAAAGAACTATCAAGATATGGTTGTGGAGGGTTGTGGGTGCCGCTAA